Sequence from the Candidatus Saccharimonadales bacterium genome:
TACCCGACAACATCCTAGCCCGCCAGCCGTGCACACGCTGTCGTTTTCTGGTCTTGGGTTGATGGGTCCTTTTGGGCATAACTTGGCAATCCTACCCTAATTATAGATAAATGTAAAAACCTCCCGGCCGACTGGTTTGCATCTTCAGCCGTTCTAGTAGCTGGTCGCCTTGCTGCTAAGCCGGACTAATTGTTTATTAACGTTAATTTTCCACAAAGAGTTTTGTCGTGTCCACAACTTTCCAGATGGGCCAACGAACTGTGCACAACTATCAATCTGAAGGAGCGGCTTTTTGTGACAATCCCGGTTGCGGTTGTGGAAAAACCTAAATCTCGTTATGGTAGTTAGGTAGCTTTTAACTCAAGGGGTGTTAGGTAGACCATGGACGAACGCCTATGGCAGTCGGTGCTGGGTGAAATTGAGATCAGTGTTTCACGAGCTAGTTTTGCCACGTGGTTTAAGAACACCGCCCTAATAGAAAACGATGCGGGTAAGCTGACTATCGGTGTCCCTAACATCTTTGCTAAACAACAGTTGGAGTCCAAATTTAAGGACCTGGTGGTTGACAGTTTAAAAACCAAGTTGCCAGAGTT
This genomic interval carries:
- the rpmH gene encoding 50S ribosomal protein L34, which encodes MPKRTHQPKTRKRQRVHGWRARMLSGTGRKVIKSRRLKQRSKLSA